A window of Methylomonas sp. 11b genomic DNA:
ACGACTTTACCGGCCAGTTCCGGCATGATTTTCTCGCCGCCGGGATCGTTCAGTTCCGGATGCTCCCAGACCGTAATCTGCAATCTATCTTGCGGACCGATGCGGTAGCTGGTTTTGTTGGGGTCTACAGGTGGCAGGCTATTAATGGCCTGCTGACGGTTATTCTCCCGCTCGATGATCAAATCGGCGGTAATCGGCACGATGCGGACTTTTTCCTTAACCAATTGCCCGTCTTTTTTCATCGGCATCTCGATTTCGGTCAGACCGTTATCGGTATTCATATCCATGCCCGGCGCCAGGAAACAACCGGGCAAGGTTAAAATCAGCATGATGGGAATCAATCTAAACATGTAAGCGTTTCCTTAGTAGGCGTTTTTATTGATAAATCCGGTCAGCACAGTGCGGAAGGCGATCTCCAGATCGAACCACAGCGACCAATGCTGGATGTAATACAAATCATGTTCGATGCGGCGGTTCAAATCGGTGTCGCCGCGCCAGCCGTTGACTTGCGCCCAACCAGTAATGCCGGCTTTCACCATGTGTTTTTTCATGTAGTTGGGGACTTGATCCTTAAACACTTCGACAAAGTCAGGACGCTCAGGGCGTGGACCTACCAGAGACATATCGCCACGCAACACATTGATCAATTGCGGCAGTTCGTCCAGGCTGGTTTTGCGCAGGAAAGCACCGAATGGTGTAGCGCGATTCTCGCCGGGCTTGGCCCAGACCGCTCCGGTTTTGGCTTCGGCATCGACCGGCATGGAGCGGAATTTCAGCATCGTGAACGAACGATTATTCCAACCCACCCGCTCCTGACGATAAAACACCGGGCCGCGTGAACTCAGCTTCACGCCCACTGCCAGGAACAACATTAAGGGGCTGATCAACAGCAACAGAATCAAGGCCAGCAAGCGATCCTCAATTTCTTTGATATAGCGATTGATGCCATGCAATGGCGATACCGAGAAATCCAAAGTTGGAATGCCGGCCACTGTGTTCAGGCTAAGGAATTTGCTTTGTTTGAAGGCAAAGCAGTCGATCACCAGACGAATGCTGACCGGCAGATGACGCAGTTGATACTGGGCCCGCTCGGTCAAGGATTCGCCTTGATAGGCCACCCACACTTCGTCAATAGATTGACTGGAAATAATGCTGGGCAAATCGTCTAATGTACCCAATCTTGGCAAGACGTAATCGCTGATTGCCTGCCGCTCTTCTGAGCGATCATCGACATAACCGATAACTTGCAGGCCAGCCCAAGATGAATGATTCAACTGCCGAGCAACTGCCACCGCCATTTGATTCAAACCGACCATCACAATGCGGCCCTGCGACCAGCCGCGAGCCCGCAAGAAAAGTAAAACTTGCGACAGCACCCCGCGTGCCACCAGCACAAACACCAAACCCAGCACACCCCAGGAAGCAATCCAGCGATAACTGGAACCGAACCAAAAATGCATCCGCACCAAGGCAACAATGGATACCACTGCCACCAAAGCCGAAATCCAGGCCCTGACGATACGGGCAATTTCGCCGCGCATCGCATCGTTACGCCAAGGCCGATATACCTGGCCTATTTCAAAGAAGATGATGGCGCCGAGTATGCCCAGCGCGATAACGATCCGATAATCCTGATCGATAACATATTCGCGTAACCAGAAATAATGAGTCACCCAAGCGGCAGCAAACAACATGGCGACATCGATGATGCGCAGTAACAGAATCACCGTGTGACCGTACTGTTTAAAAAGCCCGTTGAATATATTTCCCAAACCGAGTGGCATGTGTGTAACCCCTATATCGTCTTTTTCCAATGACAAGGGTCACCGTCCCTGGAAACCCAACCTGATGCGAACGGCTTGATAATCGCCATTCGCTTGGGTAGTAGATTACCGAG
This region includes:
- a CDS encoding undecaprenyl-phosphate glucose phosphotransferase; amino-acid sequence: MPLGLGNIFNGLFKQYGHTVILLLRIIDVAMLFAAAWVTHYFWLREYVIDQDYRIVIALGILGAIIFFEIGQVYRPWRNDAMRGEIARIVRAWISALVAVVSIVALVRMHFWFGSSYRWIASWGVLGLVFVLVARGVLSQVLLFLRARGWSQGRIVMVGLNQMAVAVARQLNHSSWAGLQVIGYVDDRSEERQAISDYVLPRLGTLDDLPSIISSQSIDEVWVAYQGESLTERAQYQLRHLPVSIRLVIDCFAFKQSKFLSLNTVAGIPTLDFSVSPLHGINRYIKEIEDRLLALILLLLISPLMLFLAVGVKLSSRGPVFYRQERVGWNNRSFTMLKFRSMPVDAEAKTGAVWAKPGENRATPFGAFLRKTSLDELPQLINVLRGDMSLVGPRPERPDFVEVFKDQVPNYMKKHMVKAGITGWAQVNGWRGDTDLNRRIEHDLYYIQHWSLWFDLEIAFRTVLTGFINKNAY